In Pedobacter heparinus DSM 2366, the following are encoded in one genomic region:
- a CDS encoding response regulator transcription factor, translating to MKRILLVEDDPNLGLLLQDYLQLKGKFDVVLCADGEEGLKAFSKQEFDLCILDVMMPKKDGFTLGKEIRKINQEVPIIFATAKAMMEDKASAYDLGGDDYITKPFRIEELLLRINALLKRVAVKEHTDPGPAQTQFQIGDYTFDYTTQLIHYDGLQQKLSTKEAELLRLLCLKKNAVLTREEALLSIWHDDNYFNGRSMDVFLSKLRKYLREDPKVEILNVHGKGYKLLVN from the coding sequence ATGAAAAGAATACTATTGGTAGAAGATGATCCCAATCTTGGATTGCTCTTACAGGATTACCTTCAATTAAAGGGCAAGTTTGATGTGGTGCTATGTGCAGATGGGGAAGAAGGCCTCAAAGCATTTAGCAAACAGGAATTCGACCTTTGCATCCTGGATGTCATGATGCCCAAAAAGGATGGTTTTACCCTGGGCAAAGAAATCAGGAAGATCAATCAGGAGGTGCCCATTATTTTTGCTACGGCCAAGGCCATGATGGAAGATAAGGCATCGGCCTATGATCTGGGCGGTGATGATTACATCACCAAGCCCTTCAGGATTGAGGAGCTGCTGCTGCGGATCAATGCATTGTTAAAAAGGGTAGCTGTAAAAGAACACACTGATCCGGGACCCGCACAAACACAATTTCAGATCGGAGATTATACTTTCGATTATACCACACAGCTGATCCATTATGATGGGCTGCAGCAAAAATTATCTACCAAGGAGGCCGAGCTGCTGCGCCTGCTTTGCCTTAAGAAGAATGCCGTGCTTACCCGTGAAGAAGCATTGCTGAGCATTTGGCATGATGACAATTATTTTAACGGGCGCAGCATGGACGTGTTTTTAAGCAAACTGAGGAAATACCTTCGAGAAGATCCTAAAGTCGAGATCTTAAACGTCCATGGCAAAGGTTATAAGCTGCTGGTAAATTAA
- a CDS encoding GLPGLI family protein translates to MKHIPALIIYLLLAIGPIQAQNVRFTNQGVIEFERSVNTHAILKKMVGNQSNSYLSDAYENYKRTQPQFKKLNSTLYFAGNQTLFSPIANETAGSNFIQIPFGTQDNITYTDLTTGLFTSQKKFFEETFLLKDTVRKINWKLTGEMRNIAGYECRRANAIVADSIYIVAFYTDKIPVSGGPESFNGLPGMILGLAMPHEHVTWFATKVTDRPVTGNELKPPVKGKPKDRKGLQEAVSTFAAKSGNWGKYALKTLFL, encoded by the coding sequence ATGAAACACATACCTGCACTAATTATTTACCTGTTACTGGCCATAGGACCCATACAGGCACAAAACGTAAGGTTTACCAACCAGGGCGTAATCGAATTTGAGCGTTCTGTAAATACCCATGCCATTTTAAAAAAGATGGTAGGAAACCAAAGCAACAGCTACCTTTCTGATGCTTATGAAAATTACAAAAGAACCCAGCCACAGTTTAAAAAACTAAACAGTACCTTATATTTCGCCGGGAATCAAACACTTTTTAGCCCCATTGCCAACGAAACTGCCGGGAGCAACTTTATCCAGATCCCTTTTGGTACACAAGACAACATTACCTATACCGATCTGACAACAGGTTTGTTTACCTCACAAAAAAAATTTTTTGAAGAGACCTTTCTGCTGAAAGATACGGTCAGAAAGATCAACTGGAAATTGACCGGAGAAATGCGCAACATTGCAGGTTACGAATGCCGGCGGGCAAATGCAATTGTTGCCGACTCTATCTATATTGTTGCTTTTTATACCGATAAAATCCCGGTTTCAGGTGGCCCCGAGTCTTTTAACGGTTTACCGGGGATGATACTTGGCCTGGCCATGCCCCATGAACATGTAACCTGGTTTGCCACAAAAGTAACAGACCGGCCGGTTACCGGCAATGAGCTTAAGCCCCCTGTTAAAGGGAAGCCCAAAGACCGGAAAGGTCTTCAGGAGGCGGTAAGCACTTTTGCAGCAAAATCGGGTAATTGGGGAAAGTATGCATTAAAAACGCTGTTCCTTTAA
- a CDS encoding outer membrane beta-barrel family protein, with protein sequence MKLIALIALFLCLVLKVSAQQGYAVKGSVTDSMATYKLVNTTITVLNQQDSTLVKFGRADAEGNFSLATLRPGKFILLVTYPGYADYAEDFTLDTAHAIKDFGSLNMILKSTLLNDVIIKGKIAAIKMKGDTTEFNAGSFTVRPNARVEDLLQQLPGIQVDKDGKITAQGQTVTKVLVDGDEFFGDDPTLVTKNLRADMVDKVQLYDKKSDQAVFTGIDDDKTEKTINLKLKEDKKKGYFGKIDAGAGTDDFYGLQGMFNVFKAKQKFSVYSTLANTGKTGLSWQDSRKYNSGTTVEFSDDGGMMITMGGRGDELESYDGRYNNEGIPLARTGGLHYDTKWNKDKQSLNTNYKIGSLGVKGTKNTLTQNNLPDGILNSNSDQNFDNYIFRQKLDLSYFANLDSVSTLKISVDGTLKNSETNSEFNSSSTKAGIGLLNTSERNLSNDGKDQLFNMSALYTLKFKKPRRTFSANMSYSLTKNSSAGFLNSVNTFFNETGGQDSVSHINQYKTNDGINSVLNTNLTYTEPLSKSLALVFNYGLGFNNGTSDRKSFNQAGSGRYNLLDTLYSNDYELNQLTNQLGAVFNYKQNKTTINFGTKATAVRFNQYDVYHDRNFDRNFINWSPQASYLLKISQQATFRFAYNGNNTQPQLSDIQPIRVNTDPLNITIGNKDLNPSFSNRFNLNYNSYKVLSEQGLYIGASFGFTSNAIVSNMTTDAAGKNTYQSINLSSKMPKNFNFYFGGDRKIKSLDLRIGLGLNAYGNTAYNYINKALNEAESYNFSGSFSVSRWDAKKYSFNIRIEPGYNTSQSSLQQQVNNNGWNLNSRAGFTLFLPAKFQLNTDADYQFTAATASFDNNFERTIWNASIRKKFFKEENLTLEIKGNDLLNQNTGQSRSAWSNRIIQNSYTTIRRYFMFSVIWDFNKMGGSVNK encoded by the coding sequence ATGAAATTAATTGCTCTGATTGCCCTATTCTTATGCCTTGTTCTGAAAGTTTCTGCCCAGCAAGGTTACGCTGTTAAAGGTTCTGTTACAGATAGTATGGCCACCTATAAACTGGTGAACACCACTATTACGGTATTAAACCAACAAGATTCTACCCTGGTAAAGTTTGGCAGGGCCGATGCTGAAGGTAATTTTTCCTTAGCAACGCTGCGTCCCGGTAAATTTATTTTACTGGTTACCTACCCCGGATATGCCGACTATGCCGAAGATTTTACCTTGGATACCGCGCATGCAATTAAAGACTTTGGCAGCCTGAACATGATCCTGAAATCAACTTTGCTGAATGATGTGATCATCAAAGGAAAAATAGCCGCCATCAAAATGAAGGGGGACACGACCGAATTTAATGCAGGTAGTTTTACCGTACGGCCCAATGCAAGGGTAGAAGACCTTTTACAGCAACTGCCCGGCATACAGGTAGACAAAGACGGGAAAATTACGGCCCAGGGGCAAACGGTGACTAAAGTTTTGGTGGATGGGGATGAATTTTTTGGGGATGACCCGACCCTGGTAACAAAGAACCTGCGGGCCGATATGGTAGATAAAGTACAGCTTTACGATAAAAAAAGCGACCAGGCCGTATTTACTGGTATAGATGACGACAAAACCGAAAAGACCATTAACCTGAAGCTAAAGGAAGACAAGAAAAAAGGATACTTTGGAAAAATAGATGCCGGCGCAGGAACGGATGACTTTTACGGTTTGCAGGGCATGTTCAATGTTTTTAAGGCCAAACAAAAATTCTCGGTCTACAGTACGCTGGCCAATACCGGAAAAACCGGACTTAGCTGGCAGGACAGCAGAAAATACAATTCGGGTACAACAGTAGAGTTTAGTGATGATGGCGGCATGATGATTACAATGGGGGGCCGTGGTGATGAGCTGGAATCTTATGACGGACGGTACAACAATGAAGGTATCCCTCTGGCACGCACTGGTGGACTGCATTATGACACCAAATGGAATAAGGACAAACAAAGCCTCAACACCAATTATAAAATAGGATCGCTGGGGGTAAAGGGCACCAAAAATACGCTTACCCAGAACAACCTGCCTGATGGGATCTTAAACAGCAATTCCGATCAGAACTTTGACAATTACATTTTCAGGCAAAAGCTGGACCTCAGTTATTTTGCCAACCTTGATTCTGTATCTACCTTAAAAATATCCGTAGATGGCACACTCAAAAATTCTGAAACAAACTCCGAATTTAATTCCAGCAGCACAAAAGCAGGCATAGGCCTGCTCAACACCAGCGAAAGGAACCTGAGCAATGATGGGAAAGATCAGCTCTTTAACATGAGTGCTTTATATACCTTAAAATTTAAAAAACCCCGCCGCACTTTTTCAGCAAACATGAGCTATTCCCTCACCAAAAACTCCAGTGCCGGCTTTTTAAATTCTGTAAATACCTTTTTTAATGAAACAGGCGGGCAGGACAGTGTCAGCCACATCAACCAGTACAAGACCAATGATGGGATAAACTCGGTATTAAATACCAACCTCACCTACACAGAACCGCTTTCCAAAAGCCTTGCCCTGGTGTTTAATTATGGCCTGGGCTTTAATAATGGGACATCCGACAGGAAGTCTTTTAACCAGGCAGGCAGTGGAAGGTATAACCTCCTGGATACCTTATACAGTAACGATTACGAACTTAACCAGCTTACCAATCAGCTGGGTGCAGTTTTTAATTACAAACAAAACAAGACCACCATCAACTTTGGCACAAAGGCAACTGCAGTACGGTTTAACCAATATGATGTTTATCATGACCGGAACTTTGACCGGAATTTCATCAACTGGAGCCCACAGGCATCCTACCTGCTCAAGATTTCGCAGCAGGCTACATTTCGTTTCGCCTACAACGGCAACAATACCCAGCCCCAGCTAAGCGATATACAGCCCATACGCGTAAACACCGACCCCTTAAACATTACCATAGGTAACAAAGACCTGAACCCATCATTTTCAAACCGCTTTAACCTGAATTACAATTCTTATAAAGTGCTCAGCGAACAAGGCCTTTATATCGGTGCCTCCTTTGGTTTTACCAGCAATGCCATAGTAAGCAATATGACCACTGATGCTGCCGGTAAAAACACTTATCAATCCATCAACCTGAGTAGCAAGATGCCCAAGAACTTCAATTTTTATTTTGGTGGCGACCGGAAAATCAAATCGCTGGACCTCAGGATAGGCCTTGGTCTAAACGCCTATGGCAATACAGCCTACAATTACATCAACAAAGCCCTGAACGAGGCTGAGTCTTATAACTTTTCGGGCAGCTTTTCTGTATCCAGATGGGACGCAAAAAAATACAGCTTCAACATCCGGATCGAGCCGGGTTACAATACCAGCCAGTCCTCTTTACAACAACAGGTGAACAACAATGGCTGGAACTTAAACTCCAGGGCCGGGTTTACCCTGTTCCTGCCGGCTAAATTTCAGCTGAACACCGATGCCGATTATCAGTTTACAGCAGCAACGGCCTCATTTGACAACAATTTTGAACGCACCATCTGGAACGCGTCCATCCGCAAAAAATTCTTTAAGGAGGAGAACCTGACACTGGAAATTAAAGGCAACGATTTGCTGAACCAGAATACCGGCCAGAGCAGAAGTGCCTGGAGCAACAGGATCATCCAGAACAGTTATACCACTATACGGCGGTACTTTATGTTCTCTGTAATCTGGGATTTTAATAAAATGGGCGGATCAGTTAACAAATAA
- a CDS encoding DUF4153 domain-containing protein yields MKLKLPSVHSLWLSFLRVISRFPLQVLLSITATLAWCIVVNPTRAVKPIEEQLIEFIAICNLGLTLLLAADLYAEVNHYSRAKQWGLRLLMVLICTGLYFLLNPYFYLADTYRIALLAFAFHLLVAFAPFIRHGNLNGFWQYNKSLFLRFLTAALYAAVLFAGLAIALVAIDGLFSVKIGWQTYMRLFAVVTAGFMTIFFLAGVPESFEGPDTEETYPKGLKIFTQYVLIPLMTIYLAILLVYEIKIIFLWELPKGLVSTLILGYAVFGILSLLLIYPIKEKEGNGWMKLFSRFFYVMMVPLVVLLLLAVWKRVGNYGITESRYILIILAVWLTFITAYFLVSKKQNIKIIPVSLCILALLTTYGPQSAFSVSEYSQLARLKKLMASKVKKDTDQRASVVRYLVERHGLSALQPFTRVDLRALESKMELKAGSQSRYTLKSDKTDTAFALLKITDNSYSTNIDNRHFAPETENLVQVKGYDYVIAVENYTDKQTFKINNINLELEKVRQYGNLRLKVGTAPAVEFDVRKMAKTAVALYKAGKLKGKPDDTGYAYLPQDSLSLTHQLGNMEIKLCITSLNSSLNTGDEEDFTRWLNYNGYLLIGLK; encoded by the coding sequence ATGAAACTCAAATTGCCTTCTGTACATTCCTTATGGTTAAGTTTCCTTAGGGTCATATCCCGGTTTCCTTTACAGGTGTTACTCTCTATAACAGCTACACTGGCCTGGTGCATTGTGGTAAACCCTACCCGGGCCGTTAAACCTATAGAAGAGCAGCTGATAGAGTTTATTGCCATATGCAACCTGGGCTTGACCTTATTGCTGGCTGCCGATCTGTATGCCGAGGTAAACCATTATAGCCGGGCAAAGCAATGGGGATTGCGTTTGCTGATGGTCCTGATTTGTACCGGCCTGTACTTTTTACTGAACCCGTATTTTTACCTGGCCGATACTTACCGTATTGCCCTGCTGGCTTTTGCCTTTCACCTGCTGGTCGCTTTTGCCCCTTTTATCAGGCATGGCAATTTAAATGGTTTCTGGCAGTATAATAAATCACTTTTCCTGAGGTTTCTTACCGCTGCCCTGTATGCAGCCGTACTTTTTGCAGGGCTGGCCATTGCGCTGGTGGCTATCGACGGCCTGTTTAGTGTAAAGATTGGCTGGCAAACTTATATGCGGTTGTTTGCTGTCGTAACCGCCGGGTTTATGACCATTTTTTTCCTGGCTGGTGTGCCTGAAAGTTTTGAAGGGCCCGATACTGAAGAAACCTATCCTAAAGGCCTTAAAATATTTACCCAATATGTGCTGATTCCATTAATGACCATTTATCTGGCCATTTTACTGGTATACGAGATCAAGATCATTTTTTTGTGGGAATTGCCTAAAGGCCTGGTCTCTACGCTGATCCTCGGTTATGCCGTATTTGGCATTTTATCATTGCTGCTCATTTATCCCATTAAGGAAAAGGAGGGCAACGGCTGGATGAAATTATTTTCCAGGTTCTTTTACGTGATGATGGTGCCCCTGGTGGTATTGCTTTTACTGGCAGTGTGGAAAAGGGTAGGCAATTATGGCATTACCGAATCCAGGTATATCCTGATCATCCTGGCGGTATGGCTTACTTTTATTACGGCTTATTTCCTGGTCAGCAAAAAGCAGAACATCAAAATTATTCCGGTAAGCCTTTGTATCCTGGCACTGCTAACTACTTACGGGCCACAGAGTGCTTTTTCGGTCTCTGAATATTCTCAGCTGGCCCGCTTAAAAAAGCTGATGGCCTCTAAGGTTAAAAAAGATACAGACCAGCGTGCATCGGTTGTGCGTTACCTGGTAGAGCGGCATGGCCTGAGTGCTTTACAGCCTTTTACCCGGGTAGACTTAAGGGCACTGGAAAGTAAAATGGAACTGAAAGCGGGAAGCCAATCGCGCTATACTTTAAAAAGTGATAAAACGGATACCGCATTTGCACTGCTGAAGATTACAGACAATAGCTACAGCACAAACATAGACAACCGGCATTTTGCACCCGAAACAGAAAACCTGGTACAGGTTAAAGGTTATGATTATGTAATTGCAGTTGAAAATTATACCGACAAACAGACCTTTAAAATAAACAACATCAATCTGGAGCTTGAAAAGGTGAGGCAGTATGGTAACCTGAGGTTGAAGGTAGGGACAGCACCTGCAGTTGAATTTGATGTCAGAAAAATGGCCAAAACTGCGGTTGCCTTATATAAGGCCGGCAAATTAAAAGGCAAACCAGACGATACAGGTTATGCTTACCTGCCGCAGGACAGCCTTTCTTTAACGCATCAGCTGGGCAATATGGAAATTAAACTTTGCATCACTTCCCTCAATAGTTCCCTCAATACAGGTGATGAGGAAGACTTTACAAGATGGCTAAATTACAATGGTTACCTGCTGATTGGGTTAAAGTAG